A portion of the Pseudomonas synxantha BG33R genome contains these proteins:
- the copC gene encoding copper homeostasis periplasmic binding protein CopC: protein MLIKKALTTLALLTSLLGASAAFAHAHLKSAEPAANSNVAAPKDLRLTFTEGVEATFTKVSLSKDGTEIAIKGLETPDADKKVLVVTPAAPLASGNYKVVWNAVSVDTHKSSGEYSFKVGQ from the coding sequence ATGTTGATCAAGAAAGCCCTGACCACCCTCGCCCTGCTCACCTCCCTGCTGGGCGCCTCGGCGGCATTTGCCCATGCCCACCTCAAGAGCGCAGAACCTGCGGCCAACAGCAACGTCGCCGCACCGAAAGACCTGCGCCTGACCTTCACCGAAGGCGTCGAAGCCACCTTCACCAAGGTGTCCCTGAGCAAGGACGGCACTGAAATCGCCATCAAGGGCCTGGAAACCCCGGACGCGGACAAGAAAGTCCTGGTCGTGACCCCTGCCGCCCCGCTCGCGAGCGGCAATTACAAAGTGGTGTGGAATGCGGTGTCGGTCGACACCCATAAGAGCAGCGGTGAATACAGCTTCAAGGTCGGCCAGTAA
- a CDS encoding OprD family porin, translated as MSQFVRNCSAPLGLISLASLAVTLPLCVQAEGFIDDAKATLNLRNAYFNRNFTNPGNPQGKAEEWTQNFILDAKSGFTQGTVGFGIDVLGLYSQKLDGGKGTAGTQLLPVHDDGRPADNFGRLGVALKTRLSKTELKVGEWMPVLPILRSDDGRSLPQTFRGGQVTSNEIAGLTLYGGQFRGNSPRNDASMENMFMNGKAAFTSDRFNFGGGEYTFNDKRTQVGLWYAELTDIYQQQYLNLTHSQPVGDWTLGANLGFFNGKEDGSALAGDLDNKTVFALLSAKYNGHTFYVGLQKLTGDSVWMRINGTSGGTLANDSYNASYDNAREKSWQVRHDFNFVVLGVPGLTLMNRYISGSNVHTAAITDGKEWGRESELAYTVQSGALKNLNVKWRNSTMRRDFSNNEFDENRIFISYPISLL; from the coding sequence GTGAGTCAATTCGTCCGCAATTGCTCTGCACCCCTGGGCCTTATCAGCCTCGCCAGCCTGGCCGTCACCCTGCCCCTGTGCGTTCAAGCCGAAGGTTTTATCGACGACGCCAAGGCCACGCTCAACCTGCGCAACGCCTACTTCAACCGCAACTTCACCAACCCCGGCAACCCTCAGGGGAAGGCCGAAGAGTGGACGCAGAACTTCATTCTCGACGCCAAATCCGGCTTTACCCAAGGCACTGTCGGGTTCGGGATTGATGTATTGGGCCTGTATTCGCAAAAGCTCGATGGCGGCAAAGGCACTGCCGGCACTCAACTGCTGCCGGTGCATGACGATGGCCGCCCTGCCGACAATTTCGGACGTCTTGGGGTCGCGCTGAAAACCAGGCTGTCCAAGACCGAGCTCAAAGTTGGCGAGTGGATGCCGGTGCTGCCGATCCTGCGTTCTGATGATGGCCGCTCTCTGCCCCAGACCTTTCGCGGCGGCCAGGTCACCTCCAATGAGATCGCCGGTCTGACCCTCTACGGCGGCCAGTTTCGCGGCAACAGCCCACGCAACGACGCGAGCATGGAAAACATGTTCATGAACGGCAAAGCTGCGTTCACCTCGGACCGCTTCAACTTCGGCGGGGGCGAATATACCTTCAACGACAAGCGCACCCAAGTCGGCCTGTGGTACGCCGAACTCACTGATATCTACCAGCAACAGTATCTGAACCTCACCCACAGCCAGCCGGTGGGTGACTGGACCCTGGGCGCCAACCTTGGCTTCTTCAACGGCAAGGAAGACGGCAGCGCCTTGGCCGGCGACCTCGACAACAAGACCGTGTTCGCCCTGCTCTCGGCCAAATACAACGGCCACACCTTCTACGTCGGCCTGCAAAAACTCACCGGCGACAGTGTATGGATGCGCATCAACGGCACCAGCGGCGGCACGCTGGCCAACGACAGCTATAACGCCAGCTACGACAACGCCAGGGAAAAATCCTGGCAGGTACGCCATGACTTCAACTTTGTCGTACTCGGCGTGCCAGGGCTGACCCTGATGAACCGCTATATCAGCGGCAGTAACGTGCACACCGCAGCGATCACCGATGGCAAGGAATGGGGGCGTGAGTCGGAACTGGCGTATACGGTGCAAAGTGGTGCACTGAAAAACCTCAATGTGAAGTGGCGCAATTCGACAATGCGGCGCGACTTCAGCAATAACGAGTTTGATGAAAACCGGATTTTTATCAGCTATCCGATTTCGTTGTTGTAA
- the copD gene encoding copper homeostasis membrane protein CopD, with the protein MATLLVLCRFLHFIVVLLMFGACVLRPWLLGAQVQPALDRQLLCITRGLAWLGLGSGVAWLLLITASMAGSWDAALQPATVQLVLGKTFFGQVWSWHLLLNVLLVIVLIKPWPALRLPLITLLLATLAPVGHGAMLDGLSGQLLILNQVVHLLCVGTWLGGLLVLVLILRHAQEHRLEPILRRFSGVGYGLVAGLLVTGLINVRVLTGQLWPTPLFNGFALILLIKVGLVVGMLGLALLNRLRIERCEQRLGSLKASVMMEWLLGVCAVAAVSLLGTLPPMVLAG; encoded by the coding sequence ATGGCAACCCTGCTGGTGCTGTGCCGTTTCCTGCATTTTATCGTTGTGCTGCTGATGTTCGGGGCTTGCGTGCTCCGGCCCTGGCTGCTCGGCGCCCAGGTACAACCGGCTCTGGACCGGCAACTGCTATGCATCACCCGTGGCCTGGCCTGGCTGGGGCTTGGCTCCGGCGTGGCGTGGTTACTGCTGATCACCGCCAGCATGGCCGGCAGTTGGGACGCGGCGCTGCAACCGGCCACCGTGCAATTGGTGCTGGGCAAGACCTTTTTCGGCCAGGTATGGTCCTGGCATCTGCTGCTGAATGTTCTGCTGGTGATCGTGCTGATCAAACCCTGGCCAGCCTTGCGTTTGCCATTGATCACCCTGCTGCTGGCGACCCTGGCGCCGGTGGGCCATGGCGCCATGCTCGACGGGCTGAGTGGGCAATTGCTGATCCTCAACCAAGTGGTGCATCTGCTGTGCGTGGGGACCTGGCTGGGTGGGTTGCTGGTGCTGGTGCTGATCCTCAGGCACGCGCAAGAGCACCGGCTGGAGCCGATTTTGCGGCGCTTCAGCGGCGTGGGTTACGGCCTCGTCGCCGGCTTGCTGGTAACCGGTTTGATCAATGTGCGCGTGCTCACCGGGCAACTCTGGCCCACGCCACTGTTCAATGGGTTTGCCTTGATCCTGCTGATCAAGGTGGGGTTGGTGGTGGGGATGCTGGGCTTGGCGTTGTTGAACCGGTTGCGTATCGAACGCTGCGAACAGCGCTTGGGCAGTTTGAAAGCCAGTGTGATGATGGAATGGCTGCTGGGGGTCTGCGCAGTAGCCGCCGTTTCACTGCTTGGCACCCTGCCTCCGATGGTCTTGGCAGGATAA
- a CDS encoding TRAP transporter substrate-binding protein, with protein sequence MDFKRTLLAATLVALSSAAHALEIKFADIHPAGYPTVVAEENMGKALTQQSKGELTFKYFPGGVLGSEKEVVEQAQVGAVQMTRVSLGIVGPVVPDVNVFNLPFVFRDQAHMRKVIDGEIGDEILAKITDSEFGLVALAWMDGGTRNLYTKKPVRKIEDLKGMKIRVQGNPIFIEAFNAMGANGIAMDTGEIFSALQTGVIDGAENNPPTLLEHNHFQNAKYYTLTEHLILPEPIVMSKITWNKLSAAQQDMVKEAAKAAQADERLLWDAKSASSEEKLKKAGVEFISVDKKPFYDATAQVRAKYGAPYADIIKRIDAVQ encoded by the coding sequence ATGGACTTCAAACGCACCTTGCTCGCTGCCACACTCGTGGCCCTCAGCAGCGCCGCCCACGCGCTGGAAATCAAGTTTGCCGATATCCACCCCGCTGGCTACCCCACCGTGGTCGCCGAAGAAAACATGGGCAAGGCCCTGACCCAGCAAAGCAAAGGCGAATTGACCTTCAAGTACTTCCCGGGCGGTGTGCTCGGCTCCGAGAAGGAAGTCGTCGAACAGGCCCAGGTCGGCGCCGTGCAAATGACCCGCGTCAGCCTTGGCATCGTCGGCCCGGTGGTGCCGGACGTGAATGTGTTCAACCTGCCGTTCGTGTTCCGCGACCAGGCGCATATGCGCAAAGTGATTGACGGCGAAATCGGCGATGAGATCCTCGCCAAGATCACCGATTCCGAGTTCGGCCTGGTCGCCCTCGCCTGGATGGACGGCGGCACGCGCAACCTCTACACCAAGAAACCAGTGCGCAAGATCGAAGACCTCAAGGGCATGAAGATTCGCGTGCAAGGCAACCCGATCTTCATCGAAGCCTTCAATGCAATGGGCGCCAACGGCATCGCCATGGACACCGGCGAGATCTTCAGCGCCTTGCAGACCGGGGTGATCGACGGCGCAGAAAACAACCCCCCGACGCTTCTGGAACACAACCACTTCCAGAACGCCAAGTACTACACCCTCACCGAACACCTGATCCTGCCCGAGCCCATCGTGATGTCGAAAATCACCTGGAACAAGCTCAGCGCCGCACAGCAGGACATGGTCAAGGAAGCCGCCAAGGCCGCCCAGGCTGACGAGCGTTTGTTGTGGGATGCCAAGTCGGCCAGCAGTGAAGAAAAACTCAAAAAGGCCGGGGTCGAGTTCATCAGCGTCGATAAAAAGCCCTTCTATGACGCCACCGCGCAGGTTCGCGCGAAGTACGGTGCGCCTTACGCCGACATCATCAAGCGTATCGACGCCGTTCAGTAA
- a CDS encoding NAD-dependent epimerase/dehydratase family protein, producing MTITTPAPFNRLLLTGAAGGLGKVLRERMRPYAKVLRLSDIADMAPAIDAREEVQTCDLSDKQAVHQLVEGVDAILHFGGVSVERSFEEVLGANISGIFHIYEAARRHGVKRVIFASSNHVIGFYKQGEQLDAHSPRRPDSYYGLSKSYGEDMASFYFDRYGIQTVSIRIGSSFPQPQNRRMMHTWLSFDDLTQLLERALYTPDVGHTVVYGMSANLDTWWDNRYAAHLGFAPKDSSEVFRAQVEAQPPVADDDPARIYQGGAFCAAGPFGD from the coding sequence ATGACCATCACGACGCCCGCTCCCTTCAACCGTCTGTTGCTCACCGGCGCCGCCGGTGGCCTCGGTAAAGTTTTGCGCGAACGTATGCGCCCTTACGCCAAGGTCCTGCGCCTGTCGGATATCGCCGACATGGCCCCCGCCATCGATGCCCGCGAAGAAGTGCAAACCTGCGACCTGTCCGACAAGCAAGCGGTGCACCAATTGGTAGAAGGCGTCGACGCCATCCTGCATTTTGGTGGCGTATCGGTAGAGCGCTCGTTCGAAGAAGTGCTCGGCGCCAATATCAGCGGCATCTTCCATATCTATGAAGCCGCACGTCGCCATGGCGTAAAGCGTGTGATCTTCGCCAGCTCCAACCATGTGATCGGTTTCTATAAACAGGGTGAACAACTCGACGCCCACTCCCCACGCCGCCCAGACAGCTACTACGGCCTGTCCAAGTCCTACGGCGAAGACATGGCCAGTTTCTACTTTGATCGTTATGGCATCCAGACGGTGAGCATCCGCATCGGCTCCTCGTTCCCGCAGCCGCAGAACCGCCGGATGATGCACACGTGGCTGAGCTTCGACGACCTGACCCAACTGCTCGAACGCGCGCTGTACACGCCCGATGTCGGCCATACCGTGGTCTACGGCATGTCGGCCAACCTCGACACCTGGTGGGACAACCGCTACGCCGCGCACCTGGGCTTTGCGCCCAAGGACAGCTCCGAAGTGTTCCGCGCCCAGGTCGAGGCCCAGCCGCCGGTCGCAGATGATGACCCGGCAAGGATTTATCAGGGCGGCGCGTTCTGCGCGGCAGGCCCATTCGGTGACTGA
- a CDS encoding SMP-30/gluconolactonase/LRE family protein: MTAELIVDARNAVGECPIWVPEENALYWVDIPNGGLHRWNASTGHLRAWQAPQMLACIAPTQAGNWVAGMETGFFELTPQNDGSLDTTLLAGVEHPRPDMRLNDGRCDRQGRFWAGSMVLNMGLNAAEGTLYRYTSGTAPHAQLDGFITLNGLAFSPNGRTMYASDSHPLVQQIWAFDYDIDTGTPSNRRVFVDMHDFLGRPDGAAVDADGCYWICANDAGLVHRFTPDGRLDQSLTVPVKKPTMCAFGGSRLDTLYVTSIRDDQRDSSLSGGVFALNPGVKGLPEPQFIL; encoded by the coding sequence ATGACTGCAGAATTGATTGTCGATGCCCGCAACGCCGTGGGGGAATGCCCGATATGGGTGCCTGAAGAAAACGCCCTCTATTGGGTGGACATCCCCAACGGTGGCTTGCACCGTTGGAACGCCTCTACCGGGCACCTGCGTGCCTGGCAAGCCCCGCAGATGCTCGCCTGCATCGCACCTACCCAAGCGGGCAACTGGGTGGCAGGCATGGAAACCGGCTTCTTTGAACTGACCCCGCAAAACGACGGCAGCCTCGACACTACGCTCTTGGCCGGTGTCGAACACCCGCGGCCGGACATGCGCTTGAACGACGGCCGCTGTGATCGCCAAGGCCGTTTCTGGGCCGGCAGCATGGTGCTGAACATGGGGTTGAACGCCGCTGAGGGCACCCTTTATCGCTATACGTCTGGCACGGCGCCCCATGCGCAGCTCGATGGTTTCATCACCCTCAACGGGCTGGCCTTCAGCCCCAATGGCCGCACAATGTATGCCTCTGATTCACACCCGCTAGTGCAGCAGATCTGGGCATTCGACTACGACATCGACACCGGCACGCCGTCCAACCGCCGGGTGTTTGTGGACATGCATGACTTTCTCGGCAGGCCCGATGGTGCAGCTGTCGACGCGGATGGCTGCTACTGGATCTGCGCCAACGATGCCGGCCTGGTCCACCGTTTCACCCCCGACGGTCGCCTCGACCAGTCCCTCACCGTACCGGTAAAAAAACCCACTATGTGCGCCTTCGGCGGCAGTCGCCTGGACACCCTGTACGTCACCTCCATTCGTGACGATCAGCGTGACAGTTCGCTGTCCGGCGGCGTGTTTGCCCTCAACCCCGGCGTCAAGGGATTGCCCGAACCCCAGTTCATCCTCTAG